The following coding sequences are from one Loxodonta africana isolate mLoxAfr1 chromosome 18, mLoxAfr1.hap2, whole genome shotgun sequence window:
- the CDC6 gene encoding cell division control protein 6 homolog, with protein sequence MPRTRSQSQATINFPKKKLSRTLDKAKNCHNTKLEPTHVQAIPRSPKKILPLSPRKRLGADNLCNTPHLPSCSPPKQGKKENGPPSSRMPKGRKLVFDNELTIKSPSKREKDSVHQNKTVSSIRKAQEITTNSEQRCPLEKESECIRLFKQEGTCYQQAKLVLNTAVPDLLPAREKEMDVIRNFLREHICGKKAGSLYLSGAPGTGKTACLSRILRDLKKELKGFKTIMLNCMSLKTAQAVFPAIAQEICQEGGSKPAGKDMMRKLEKHMTAEKGPMVVLVLDEMDQLDSKGQDVLYTLFEWPWLSNSRLVLIGIANTLDLTDRILPRLQAREKCKPQLLNFPPYTRNQIATILQDRLNQVSGDQVLDNAAIQFCARKVSAVSGDVRKALDVCRRAIEIVESDVKSQTILKPLSERKSSSEALVPKRVGLTHISQVISEVDGNRMTLGQEGAQDSFPLQQKILVCSLLLLTRQLKIKEVTLGKLYEAYSNVCRKQQVAAVDQSECLSLSGLLEARGILGLKKNKETRFTKVFLKIEEKEIEHALKDRALIGNILTTGLP encoded by the exons ATGCCTCGAACCCGATCCCAGTCACAGGCTACCATCAATTTTCCAAAAAAGAAGCTGTCTCGGACATTGGACAAAGCTAAAAACTGTCATAACACCAAACTAGAACCGACACACGTCCAGGCTATACCACGTTCTCCTAAAAAAATTCTGCCTCTCAGCCCCAGAAAACGTCTAG GTGCTGACAACCTGTGCAACACTCCCCATTTACCTTCCTGTTCTCCACCAAAGCAAGGCAAGAAAGAGAATGGTCCTCCTAGCTCACGTATGCCTAAGGGGCGCAAATTGGTATTTGACAATGAGCTGACAATTAAGTCTCCtagcaaaagagaaaaggacagcgttcaccaaaacaaaacagtttCCTCAATTCGAAAAGCTCAAGAGATTACAACAAATTCTGAGCAGAGATGTCCATTGGAGAAAGAATCTGAATGTATAAGACTGTTCAAGCAAGAAG GCACTTGCTACCAGCAAGCAAAGCTGGTCCTGAATACAGCTGTCCCGGATCTGCTGCCTGCCAGGGAAAAGGAGATGGATGTCATCAGGAATTTCCTAAGAGAGcacatctgtggaaaaaaagCTGGAAGTCTTTATCTGTCTGGTGCTCCTGGAACTGGAAAAACTGCCTGCTTAAGCCGAATTCTGCGAGACCTCAAG AAGGAACTGAAAGGCTTTAAAACTATCATGCTGAATTGCATGTCTTTGAAGACTGCTCAGGCTGTATTCCCAGCTATTGCTCAGGAGATTTGTCAGGAAGGAGGATCCAAGCCAGCTGGGAAGGACATGATGAGGAAGTTAGAAAAACATATGACTGCAGAGAAGGGCCCCATGGT TGTGTTGGTGTTGGATGAGATGGACCAGCTAGACAGCAAAGGGCAGGATGTATTGTACACGCTGTTTGAATGGCCATGGCTAAGCAACTCTCGATTGGTGTTGATTG GTATTGCTAATACCTTGGATCTCACAGACAGAATTCTGCCTAGGCTtcaagctagagaaaaatgtaagcCACAGCTGTTGAACTTCCCACCTTATACCAGAAATCAGATAGCCACTATCTTGCAGGATCGACTTAACCAA GTGTCTGGAGATCAGGTTCTGGATAATGCTGCAATTCAGTTCTGTGCTCGCAAAGTCTCAGCTGTGTCGGGAGATGTTCGCAAAGCCCTAGATGTTTGCAG GCGAGCTATTGAAATCGTAGAGTCGGATGTCAAAAGCCAGACTATCCTCAAACCACTGTCTGAAC GTAAGTCATCCTCTGAGGCTCTGGTTCCCAAGCGGGTTGGTCTTACTCACATATCCCAAGTTATTTCAGAAGTTGATGGTAACAGGATGACTTTGGGCCAAGAAGGAGCACAAGATTCCTTCCCTCTTCAGCAGAAGATCTTAGTCTGCTCTTTGCTGCTCTTGACCAGGCAGCTGAAAATCAAAGAGGTCACTCTGGGGAAG TTATATGAAGCTTATAGTAACGTCTGTCGAAAACAGCAGGTGGCAGCTGTGGACCAGTCAGAGTGTTTGTCACTTTCAGGGCTCTTAGAGGCCAGGGGCATTTTAGgattaaagaaaaacaaggaaacccGCTTCACAAAG gTGTTTTTGAAGattgaagaaaaggaaatagagCATGCTCTGAAAGACAGAGCTTTAATTGGAAATATCTTAACTACTGGATTGCCTTAA